DNA from Flavobacteriales bacterium:
GGCCCCGGTGGCGCAGAAGGTGGCAGTGCCGTTGGTGCCCGCGCTAGGTGCCAGAACCCGGGTCACCGTGACGGCAGCGCTGGCATCCGGACAGGGAGGCGCGCCTGCATGGGTATAGGTATAGGTACCCCCGGGGTCGATGGCCGGATTGAGTGTTCCGCTGTGGGAAGCGCCCCCTGGTGCGGTCCAGGACCCACCGGGGTCGGGCAGGGCTCCCAACAGGCTGAAGAGGTCCAGCGTCGGGCCGCTGGAGCAGACTGTAGCGCTGCCTGCCGTGCCTGGCCAAGGGGTGGTCACGATCCGCGCCTGCCAGCCGGCGGCCGTTCCGCTGCCATCGCTCTGGAAACGGAAGGTCAGGCAACCGGTGGCGTCCGTGGCGGTAAAGGTCTGCCCGGCGAGCGAGGTGATGCTGGTGCCAGTGGCCAGCAGCGTGCCGCCGGTGGTTGCTCCGTCAAACACCTCCAAACGGTCGCCAGGCGGCGGTCCGCCGGCCAGGTCCCACGTGATGAACCGTACCGCTGTGAATGGGCCTGCGCCCGGGCCGCCCGTGGGGCAGATGGTGATCGTGACATCGAGGTTGCTAGCGTAGTTGCCGCCCGCACCGCCCGAGTCATAGAAACTCGCCGAGCACGACTCGAACTGCTGGTCCTGGTCGGCGATGCAATCCTGGGCCTGGGCCGTCCGGGGCACCAACGCAAGCGCCGCCAGCAGGAGGGCTGAAAAGGCCAGGGTCAATCTCGGCTGCATCACTCCCACGCGCAACGGGCCACGCCCGAAAAGGGGCGGCAAGGTACTGAGATCGCCCCGGGGCAGGGCAAGGGAAATGCCCACGGCCGTAGGCATTATCGACGATAATGGTGATGCGGTCGACGAAATCCGAGGGTGCCGGCACGCCGGGAGGCCTCACGGACCGCAGCCCGCTACGGTGCAGGCTGCGCGCCAGCCGCCGGGCGGCCCAGCGTGATGGCCAGGGTCACCTCGTGCGTGCCCGTGCTGTAATTGCGCAGGTTGCTGGTGATCACATCGTAGGAATAGCCGAACTGGAACTGCTGCTTGTGCCAGTACCCGATGGTGGCGCTCCACGCGTCGTTGGTGCGGTAGCCGGCGCCGAGCCAAACCGTGTTCCGGTAGCGCATGAGCAGGTTCACGTCCACCTTCATCGGCACCGGCGCAACGTACTTGACCATGAAGGACGGCTCCAGCCTGAAGTCCTCGCCCAAGGGCAGCCGATAGCCGCCCATCGCATAGTAGTGGCGCTCCATGCGGCTCAGCGTTCCCGTGTTCTCGTGCAGGAATACCACCTCGTTGTTCAGCAGCTGCGGCGCGGCGGCGCCCACCCACCAGTTGGGATGGTAGAGCAGGAAGGAGAAGGTGGCATCCGGCTTCAGTTCACCGCGCAGTTGGTCGTCCATGATGGGGTCGCCGGGGTCGCGGAACTGGATCTTGGATCCATCGATGAGGAATTGGAGCAGCCCGCCGGAGAGGGCCATGCCCAAACGGATGTCCTCCGTGAGCCGCAGGTGGTAGGCCCAGGAAAGCTGCACGCCGGTGCGCCGCGTGGGGCCCACGATGTCGGTGAAGAGGTAGCCGCCGAGGCCCATTTTGGCGCCCAGCGGCGAGGAGGCGCTGAGGGTGAAGGTGCGCGGCGCATCCTGCACCCCCACCCATTGGTAGCGGTGCCCGGTGCGCAGCTCGAAGAAAGGCCGGCTGCCAGCGACGGCCTGGTTGAAGATGTAATCGTTGAGCACGTACTGCGTGAGCTGCGGCAGCTGTTGGCCATGGCCCTGCAGCACGGCCATGCCCACCGCTGCGGAAAGGAGGAAGTGGCGAAGGGTCTTCATGGCATCAGCGGATCACGGTGAGCGGACCAGTGAAGGCGTCGGGGAAGCGCGGATCGTTGAGCTTCACCACGTAGTAGTAGGTGCCCACGGGCACGAAGCCGCCGTTGTAGCGCCCATCCCAAGGCGTCCTGTAGCCCACGCTGCGGAAGAGCAGCTCACCCCAGCGGTTGTACACCTCCACCTCGCTCTCCGGGAAGAGGTCGATGAAGTCGATCACCCAGGCATCGTTCCAGCCGTCGCCGTTGGGCGTGAATCCGTTGGGGATGACCACCTCGGGCACTACGGTCACCAGCACCGAGTCGAGCGCCACGCAGCCATTCGGGGCGGTGACAAGCACGGTGAACCAGGTGGTCGACGGCGGGTCGGCCACGGGGTCGGGCACCGTGGCGCTGCTAAGCAGCGAATCGGGCGACCAGAGGAACACCGCTCCTTGCGGGCCGGTGGGCGAACCGCCCAAGGTGGCCGTGCCGCTGAGGAAGATGGTCTGGTCCGGGCCGGCGTCGGCGATGGGCAGGTCGAGAACGGTCACGGTCACCGCATCGCTGTCCGTGCATGGGCCGTCGGCCACGATCAGCGTGAAGGTGTAGGAGCCGTTGGCCAGGCCCGGGAGGGCGAGCACCGGATCGGTGCCGATGACGTCGCCCTGGTCATCGAGCCACTGATAGGTGAGGGCACCTGTGCTCTGCGATCCGTCCAGCGTGATGGCCACGCCGAAGCACTCGGTGAGGTCCGCCCCGGCATCCGCCACCACCGTGCTGAGCGCGGCCACCGTGACCTGCTGCGTGATGGTGCATCCGTTCGCATCCGTGACGGTGATCGAATAGTCACCCGGTGCGAGGCCGCTGATGTCCTCGTCGGTTGACGCGAAGCCGCCGGGACCCGACCATGCGGTTTCGTAGGCGGGTGTGCCGCCGCCAATGGTCACGGCGACGGCGCCATCAGCGGCATCGGCGCAGCTGGCGTCGGTGACCTGGTCCACGTTGAGCGACAGCGGCGACGGCTCGTTGATGGCATAGGTGAAGGTGAATGAACAGCCCACATCGTCACCGATGATCACCTGCCAGGTGCCCGGGCACAGGCCGGTGGCGGAATCGTTGCCCTGGCCGTTCGGCGGCACCGGGCTCCAGTTGTAGGTGAAGTTGCCGATGCCGCCCGTCGGGCTGAGCACGATGCTGCCATCGCAGGCCGCATTGCACTGCACGTCGGTCACCGCGGCGTTGTCCGCGATGTCGGTGTAGGGCAGCACGGTGAACGTGTAGGTGGTGTCGCAGCCCAGCGCATCGGTGATGGTGACGCTGTTGTCACCGGCGCAGAGGCCCGTCACCTGTTCGGTGCCTTGTCCGGTGCCGGGCTCCGGCGACCAGGAGATGGTGAATGGCCCGGTGCCGCCGCTCGGCGCAATGGCGGCTGTTCCATCGCAGGGACCGAAACAGGTCTCGTTGGTCCAAGTGAGGTTGGCCTCGATCGCATCGCCCTGCGTGATGGTGAAGGGGGCGTTGATGGTGCAGCCATTGGCATCGGTCACCTCCAGGCTGTAGTCGCCCGCACACAGCGCACCGAGGTCCGGCACATCCTGCGCAACGATGCTCCCGGCCCCGTCGCGCCAGATGAGCGTGTAGGGCGCAGCGCCGCCGCTCACCACCGAGGTAGCGGTCCCTGTGCAATCGCCGAAGCAGATGTTGTCCGTGGTGGCCACCTGGACCTCGAGCAGCGGCGGATCCGTGATGGCGAAAGTGGCGGAGGTCGTGCATCCGTTGCCGTCGGTGACGGTCACCGTCCAGTCGCCCGCGCAGAGGCCGGTGATCGCCGGCAGCGTGGGGTCGCCCCCCGGCTCCGGCGACCAGCTGTAGGCATAGGGCTGAGTGCCGCCGCTGGCGTCTGCCGTGATGGCACCATCGCACGCGCCGTTGCAGGTGATGGGCACAATGGTGCCCGCCACGGCCAATGGTTGAGGCTCGGTGATGAGCACGTCCTGCGTGATGCTGCAGCCCGCCTGGTCCGTGATGGTGATGCTGTAGGCGCCGGCGCACAGGTCCGTCACCTGCGGCATGTCCTCACCGCCGGGGGCCCAGAGGAACACGTAGGGGGCCTGCCCGCCCGTGGGGCCTACCGTGGCCGATCCGTCGCAAAGGCCCGCGCAGGAGACGGCCGTGGTGCCGAGGTTGGGCACGATCGGGTCGGGCTCGGTAACGAAGGCCGTATCGATGGTGATGCAGCCCAGGCCATTCGTGACCTGCACCAGGTAGAGGCCTGCGCAGAGCCCGGTGGCGGTGCTGCCCGTCTGCCCGAGGTCGGTGCCCGATGCATCGAACCAGGCGATGGAGCACAGCGGCTCCGCACAGGTGAAGTCAACGCTCGCCGTACCGTCGCAATCACCGGGGCAGCTGGTGATCCCATCGGCAAGGGTGAGCTGCTCCCCGTCGGTATCGCTGATGGCCACGAGCACCGTATCCGCGCAGAGGTTGGCATCCGCGACGATGGCCTGATAGAAGCCCGCGCAGAGTCCGCTGATGCTGTCCCCCGTGCCGATGATGGCTCCGCCGCTCAGCCAGGTGGTGAAGTAGGACGCTGTGCCGCCGACCGGCGCAGCGGCCGCCGTGCCGTTGCAGACCCCGCACGCGCTCTCGGTGACGGTGATGACCGCCTGCACGGGTGCGGGCTCGACGAGCACGAAATCCTCTGCGAGGATGCAACCGCCGGCATCGGTCACGGTCAGCGTCCAGGTGCCGGGGCAGAGTCCGCTGATGGCATTGGTGCCCTGGCCGGCCGGGGGCTCAGGTGACCAAGCGTAGGCGTATGGGGCTACGCCACCGGTGACGGCCGCCGTGATGGCCCCGTTGCAGTCGCCCGCGCACTGCACCTCCTGCACCGTGGCCGTCACCGCCAGGGGCTGCGGCTCGGTGATGAGCACCTGCACGGTGGTGTCGCACTGCGAAGCGTCGCTGATGAGCACGGTGTAGACGCCGGTGCACAGGCCCGTCAGCTGCGGGGTGTCCTCACCGCCGGGGCTCCAGAGGAAGGTATAGGGGGCCACGCCTCCCGTGGGGCCAACGGTGGCCGTGCCGTCGCACGCCCCGGCGCAGGTCACTGGCGAACTGCTCAGGTTGGGAATGATGGCCTGCGAGGGCGTGACCTCGGCCGTGGCGAAGCTGACACATCCATTGCCATTGGTCAGCTCAGCCGTGTAAGCGCCGACGCAGAGGCCCGTGAGCGCGCCCTGATTCGTGGCGAGCACGTTGCCCGTGGCATCGTACCACACCAGGTTGCACGGCGGTGCGCTGCAGGTGAAGGACACGCTCACCTCGCCATCGCACGTGTTCCCGCAGGTGGTCTGCCCGTTCACCGGCGTGAGCGGGTCGGCATTGCCGTCGCTCACCTGCACCAGCTGCGTGCTGCTGCAACCGTTGATGTCGGAGACCGCCAGCGTGTAGAGGCCGCCACACAGGCCCGTCGCACTCTCGCCCGTGGCCACCACCGTGCCACCCAGCGACCATTCGGCGGTGTAGGGCGGCGTGCCGCCGGTGATGGCGGCCGTCGCCTGTCCGTCGCAGTTGGGGCAGGTGCTCGGCACGGTGCTCACGGCCACCTGCAGCGGTTGCGGCTCCGTGATGGTATAGGTCTCGGTGTAGGAGCATCCGTTGGCATCGGTGATGACCACCGTCCAATCGCCCGGGCAGAGCCCGAACGCCGCAGGCAATCCGCCCTGGCCGCCCGGCGGCTGCGGAGACCACGCGATGCCGTAGGGTGCGGTGCCGCCGGTGATGTTCAGGGTGATGCTGCCATCGCATTGGCCTGCGCAGGAGGCGCCGATCACCACCGACCCTACTGCAAGCAGCGCGGGCTCCGTGATCAGCACCTGCGCCGTGGTGTCGCATCCGCCGCCATCGCTGATGAGCACGGTGTAGACGCCGGGGCAGAGCTGCGTGGCTTGCGGCGTGCCCTGTCCGCCGCCCGGCTCAGGCGACCATGTGAAGGTATAGGGCGGCGTGCCGCCGCTCACGCCCACCGTGGCAGTGCCATCGCATGCGCCGGCGCAGGAGACCGGTTCGCTGCTCACCAGCAGGTCCGTTGGGGAGGGCGCCGCCACCGTGGCGGTGTCAATGCTCACGCAGCCGGACGCATTGGTCACCTGCACCAGGTAATCGCCGGGGCAAAGCCCGGAGAGCGCGGTGCCGTTCGCATTCAGGTCGTTGCCCTGCCCATCGAACCAGGCGATGACGCACGGTGCATCGGCGCAGACAAGGTCCACGCTCACGCTGCCGTCACAGGCATTGGGGCAGCTGGTGGCACCATCCACGGCGGTGATGTCCTCGCCTGCGGCATCGGTGACGGCCACGGCCTGCTGGACCGAGCATCCGCTGGCATCCGTCAGCACCGCCGTGTACACGCCGGCGCAGAGGTCGCTCACACTGAGGCCGGCGCCGATGAGCGAGCCGGCCGCGCTGTACCATTCCACGGTGAGGGGCGCCGTGCCGCCGGAGACGGTGGCGGCGGCGGTGCCGATGCAGACCTGGCATTCGCTCGGCGTAACGGCTACGCTGAGCGCGAGCGCATCAGGCTCCGTGAGGGTGAACGCGAGCGTGGTGCTGCACCCGGTCGCATCCGTCACCACCGCCTCCCAGGTGCCGGCGCAGAGCCCCGTGGCTGACGCTTGCCCCGGGCCGTTCGGTGGCGTGGGGGTCCATGCATAGGTGTAGGGCGCTACGCCGCCCGTCACGTTGAGCGCAATGGCCCCGTCGCACTCACCGTTGCACGAGATGTCCGAGACGGCCGCATTGCCCGCGATGGGCGCCGGACCGGTGATGAGCACCTGCGCATCGATGCTGCAGCCATTGGCGTCGGTGATCGTCACGGTGTACACCCCTTCGCAGAGGCCGCTCACCTGGGGCGTATCCTGGCCCCCCGGCGACCAGAGGAAGGAGTAGGGGCCGGCTCCGCCCGTGGGACCCACGGTGGCCGTGCCATCGCAGAAGCCCGCGCAGCTCACCGGCGTGCTGCTGCTGTTGGGGGCGATGGGCGTGAAGGGATCCACCGTGAAGGTGAAGGTGCTGTCGCAGCCGCTGGCATCGGTGAGGGTGACCGTGTACGGCGTGCCGGCGCAGAGCCCGGTGGCCGTGGTCGTTCCTTGCCCGCCGCCGGGCTCAGGCGACCAGAGGATGGTGATGGCGCCCGTTCCGCCCGTGGGGGTCACGGTGGCCGATCCGGTGCAGGGTGCCGTGCAATCCTCCGGGCTCACCGCAAGGCCCGCATCGAATGGCGGCGGTGCGCCGATGAAGAATGGCGTGGCGCCCACGCAGCCCACGGCATCGAACACCTGCACCTCCCAGAGCCCGATGCAGAGGCCGCTCACGGCCGTGGTGCCCTGGCCTGTGGGCGGCTCCGGGACCCACACGATGGTGTACGGGGGGATGCCGCCTGCCGGCGTCACCGATGCCGTTCCGCTGCACGTGTTGGGGCAGGTGGCATCGGTCCAGACGAGGTTGTTCGTCACCGGCACCTTGGGCAGCACCTCGAACACCGCGGTGGTGTCGCAGCCGCTGGCATCGGTGATGGTGACGCTCCAGGTCCCCGGGCACAGGCCGCTGCCTGCATTGGTGCCATCGCCCACCGGCGGTGGGGGGTCCCACGTGAAGGTGTAGGGGGCCACGCCGCCCGTGGGGCTCACCGTCACGGTGCCATCGCAGGGGCCATTGCAGGTCTCATCGGTGCTCACCCCGTTGGGCAGGATGGGGTCCGGCTCATCCACCGTGAACAGCAGCACCGTGTCGCATTGCGCCGCATCGGTGATCTGCAGCGTCCAGACCCCGGCGCACAGCCCGCCCGCGTTGGGCGTGCCCTGGCCGGTGCCCGGCTCCGGCGACCATGTGTAGGTGTAGGGCGGAAGCCCGCCCGCCGTCGTCACGGCGATGGCGCCATCGCAGCTGTTGCCGCAGCTGGCATCCGTCACCGTGCCCTGGGCGTCGATTCCCGATGGTGTGCTGATGGTGAAGGGCGTGGCCAAGACGCATCCGTTCGCATCCGTCACCGTAAGCGCATAGGCGCCGGGGCAGAGGCCCGTCGCATCCGGCGTGCCCTGGCCGCTCCCGGGCTCCGGCTGCCAATCGTATTGGTACGGCGCAGCGCCGCCCGTCACGGTTGCTGTGGCCGTGCCGTCGCAGAGTCCGCCGCAGCTGGCCGGCGTTGTCGTCAGGTCCACCACGATGGGCGGCGGCTCTATGATGGTGAAGGTGATGAGCGTGTCGCAGCCCGCCGCATCCGAGACCAGCACCGTATAGTTGCCGGGACAGAGGTCCGCTGCATCCGGCGTACCCTGGCCACTGACCGCGGGTGTCCACAGGAAGGCATAAGGCGGCGTGCCACCGGCCACCGTCACGCTGGCCGCGCCATCGCATGCACCGGCGCATGTGGGGTCAGTCGTGGTCAGTGCGGCATCGATCGGCGGCGGAGCGATGAGCTCGAAAGTGATCGTGGTGTCGCAGCCGCCGCTGGAAACGGTGACCTGGTAGCTGCCCGCGCAGAGCAGCGTGGCATTCGGCGTGCCCTGACCGGTCACCCCAGGCGACCAGAGGTAGGTGAAGGTACCGTCGCCTCCGCTCGCCGACAGGCTGATGCTCCCATCGCACGCACCGCTGCACGAGGGCGGCGTCACCGTGCCGGTCGCAACGATCGGCGGCGGCGCCGGCACCGTGAAGGCAATGGTGGTATCGCAGCCCACCGCATCGGTGATGACCAGGGAATAGGCCTGCGGGCAGAGGCCGGTGACCGCAGCCGTGCCCTGGCCCGCGCCGGGCTCGGGCGACCAGGCAAAGGCATACGGCGCCTGCCCGCCCGTTACGATCACGCCCGCTTCGCCATCACAGGCATCGGGGCAGCTGGCCGGCAGCACCTGCAGCGACACATCCAGCGGCACGGCATCGAGGATGGTGAACGACTGGGTGATGGTGCAGCCGTTCGCATCGGTGATCAGCACACTGTAGCTGCCCGCGCACAGGCCCGTCGCATCCGGCGTGCCCTGCCCGGTGACGGCGGGCGTCCAGGCATAGGTGTAGCCCGGCGAGCCGCCGGAGACCGCCACGCTCGCGGTGCCATCGCACAGGCTGCCGCAGGTCACATCCGTCTGGGCGGGCACCACTACCAAGGGCGGCGGCTCATTGATCGTGAAGGCGATGAGGGTGTCGCAGCCGTTCGCATCGGTGATCAGCAGGGTGTAGCTCCCCGCGCACAGGTCCGTGGCGGTATCGGTGCCCTGCCCCGCACCCGGCGAAGGCGTCCACAGGAAGGCATAGGGCGCGGTTCCGCCGGTGACGCCGGGGGACTGGGCCGCGCCATCGCACACGCCCGCACAGCTCGCATCGGTGGTCTGCACGGCGGCTTGGATCGGCGCGGGCGCGGTG
Protein-coding regions in this window:
- a CDS encoding gliding motility-associated C-terminal domain-containing protein — protein: MRIHALLPLTIAALILLPAAPAQAQAGTGRTLHWVGGNGSWSDAAHWSLMAGGAGGAGVPGATDDAVIAPAAETVVAVEGRARCRSLRLDGAAAFVRVDGGGRDALEVHGDWSMSGSVQWAFGGTVRLTGAGEGRVIDTRGIPLAGQLRFDGEGSWSLLSDLHLTEGDLTWRSGTVHAAGGLVQARTLCSEGRATQRLMAGRSVIRLARAPEAGVLERVVQAQEATLLVGAEPVRLPQAIPPGGEDRDVAVCATGAGQTPFIATTSATTNFNGFNVSCRGACDATITVSVTGGVGPFTYSWLFGGPATQTWTGACGGPQIVVVTDVGQGVSCGVPINVTEPGPLGVIFFGAGTPPACADVCNGSRTALAIGGVAPHSYSWNNGAGTGSSFNQLCAGTNTLVITDANNCSFDTTFTFNLLPIQPNLSFTGTSCNGLCDGTASVNPAGGTPPIAVTWTPAPGGGQGTNTATGLCAGNYSVLLVDANGCDTTVAFTIDQPPPIVPNPAQTDASCFGVCDGTATVNPTDGVGPYAYDWTPAPGAGQGTNAATGLCEGAYSVLITDQGTGCTTTQAFTIASPPAIDVQGTVTPASCSDACDGTIGITVNGAVPPYTITWSPPVTGQGTPNATALCPGVYSVTVATPNGCDTTLTFTVTAPAPIQAAVQTTDASCAGVCDGAAQSPGVTGGTAPYAFLWTPSPGAGQGTDTATDLCAGSYTLLITDANGCDTLIAFTINEPPPLVVVPAQTDVTCGSLCDGTASVAVSGGSPGYTYAWTPAVTGQGTPDATGLCAGSYSVLITDANGCTITQSFTILDAVPLDVSLQVLPASCPDACDGEAGVIVTGGQAPYAFAWSPEPGAGQGTAAVTGLCPQAYSLVITDAVGCDTTIAFTVPAPPPIVATGTVTPPSCSGACDGSISLSASGGDGTFTYLWSPGVTGQGTPNATLLCAGSYQVTVSSGGCDTTITFELIAPPPIDAALTTTDPTCAGACDGAASVTVAGGTPPYAFLWTPAVSGQGTPDAADLCPGNYTVLVSDAAGCDTLITFTIIEPPPIVVDLTTTPASCGGLCDGTATATVTGGAAPYQYDWQPEPGSGQGTPDATGLCPGAYALTVTDANGCVLATPFTISTPSGIDAQGTVTDASCGNSCDGAIAVTTAGGLPPYTYTWSPEPGTGQGTPNAGGLCAGVWTLQITDAAQCDTVLLFTVDEPDPILPNGVSTDETCNGPCDGTVTVSPTGGVAPYTFTWDPPPPVGDGTNAGSGLCPGTWSVTITDASGCDTTAVFEVLPKVPVTNNLVWTDATCPNTCSGTASVTPAGGIPPYTIVWVPEPPTGQGTTAVSGLCIGLWEVQVFDAVGCVGATPFFIGAPPPFDAGLAVSPEDCTAPCTGSATVTPTGGTGAITILWSPEPGGGQGTTTATGLCAGTPYTVTLTDASGCDSTFTFTVDPFTPIAPNSSSTPVSCAGFCDGTATVGPTGGAGPYSFLWSPGGQDTPQVSGLCEGVYTVTITDANGCSIDAQVLITGPAPIAGNAAVSDISCNGECDGAIALNVTGGVAPYTYAWTPTPPNGPGQASATGLCAGTWEAVVTDATGCSTTLAFTLTEPDALALSVAVTPSECQVCIGTAAATVSGGTAPLTVEWYSAAGSLIGAGLSVSDLCAGVYTAVLTDASGCSVQQAVAVTDAAGEDITAVDGATSCPNACDGSVSVDLVCADAPCVIAWFDGQGNDLNANGTALSGLCPGDYLVQVTNASGCVSIDTATVAAPSPTDLLVSSEPVSCAGACDGTATVGVSGGTPPYTFTWSPEPGGGQGTPQATQLCPGVYTVLISDGGGCDTTAQVLITEPALLAVGSVVIGASCAGQCDGSITLNITGGTAPYGIAWSPQPPGGQGGLPAAFGLCPGDWTVVITDANGCSYTETYTITEPQPLQVAVSTVPSTCPNCDGQATAAITGGTPPYTAEWSLGGTVVATGESATGLCGGLYTLAVSDINGCSSTQLVQVSDGNADPLTPVNGQTTCGNTCDGEVSVSFTCSAPPCNLVWYDATGNVLATNQGALTGLCVGAYTAELTNGNGCVSFATAEVTPSQAIIPNLSSSPVTCAGACDGTATVGPTGGVAPYTFLWSPGGEDTPQLTGLCTGVYTVLISDASQCDTTVQVLITEPQPLAVTATVQEVQCAGDCNGAITAAVTGGVAPYAYAWSPEPPAGQGTNAISGLCPGTWTLTVTDAGGCILAEDFVLVEPAPVQAVITVTESACGVCNGTAAAAPVGGTASYFTTWLSGGAIIGTGDSISGLCAGFYQAIVADANLCADTVLVAISDTDGEQLTLADGITSCPGDCDGTASVDFTCAEPLCSIAWFDASGTDLGQTGSTATGLCAGLYLVQVTNGLGCITIDTAFVTEPDPIVPNLGTTAVSCAGLCDGSATVGPTGGQAPYVFLWAPGGEDMPQVTDLCAGAYSITITDQAGCSITQDVLITEPQPLAVAGTIVPITCNGACDGAITADASGGTQPYAYSWSPEPGGDPTLPAITGLCAGDWTVTVTDGNGCTTSATFAITDPPLLEVQVATTDNICFGDCTGTATSVVSGGAAPYTLIWRDGAGSIVAQDVPDLGALCAGDYSLEVTDANGCTINAPFTITQGDAIEANLTWTNETCFGPCDGTAAIAPSGGTGPFTISWSPEPGTGQGTEQVTGLCAGDNSVTITDALGCDTTYTFTVLPYTDIADNAAVTDVQCNAACDGSIVLSPTGGIGNFTYNWSPVPPNGQGNDSATGLCPGTWQVIIGDDVGCSFTFTYAINEPSPLSLNVDQVTDASCADAADGAVAVTIGGGTPAYETAWSGPGGFASTDEDISGLAPGDYSITVTDANGCTITQQVTVAALSTVVADAGADLTECFGVAITLDGSQSTGALTYQWLDDQGDVIGTDPVLALPGLANGSYTFTLIVADGPCTDSDAVTVTVLDLPIADAGPDQTIFLSGTATLGGSPTGPQGAVFLWSPDSLLSSATVPDPVADPPSTTWFTVLVTAPNGCVALDSVLVTVVPEVVIPNGFTPNGDGWNDAWVIDFIDLFPESEVEVYNRWGELLFRSVGYRTPWDGRYNGGFVPVGTYYYVVKLNDPRFPDAFTGPLTVIR
- a CDS encoding type IX secretion system membrane protein PorP/SprF; protein product: MKTLRHFLLSAAVGMAVLQGHGQQLPQLTQYVLNDYIFNQAVAGSRPFFELRTGHRYQWVGVQDAPRTFTLSASSPLGAKMGLGGYLFTDIVGPTRRTGVQLSWAYHLRLTEDIRLGMALSGGLLQFLIDGSKIQFRDPGDPIMDDQLRGELKPDATFSFLLYHPNWWVGAAAPQLLNNEVVFLHENTGTLSRMERHYYAMGGYRLPLGEDFRLEPSFMVKYVAPVPMKVDVNLLMRYRNTVWLGAGYRTNDAWSATIGYWHKQQFQFGYSYDVITSNLRNYSTGTHEVTLAITLGRPAAGAQPAP